Proteins encoded together in one Candidatus Bathyarchaeota archaeon window:
- the cytX gene encoding putative hydroxymethylpyrimidine transporter CytX, giving the protein MGRVKIPKVKAPPEWGIEPVPVEKRILGFMDYFALWSSLGVGLLVILAGAQLVPALTLRGAVAAIILGTLIGNIPLALVGYMGGRHGIPTMVLARSSFGIRGSYLPTLLNIAQLVGWAIFEVAIMASAANTISSTVLGYSNYPLWAAIFASICTLMAVGGPLAIVRKWIEKFAIWIVYSTAAWLLYRILAVQGLAGLSSSPASGGLSFLLAVDLVIAMPISWMPLVADYNRFAGGAGRAFHGTYWGYFLANVLFYGLGALFILATGEADIVKAIAMVAFGIPALLLILVDETDNGFADIYSAAVSIQNIAPKVPQRVSAPILGAAAFLASLVLPIERYEWFLLWIGAVFIPLFGVVMADYFAVKRGGLSVEELYKPRGKYWYYKGVNPPAVLAWILGFFFYYSILYFKPELGASIPTLIFTAAIYWILMEATPTRREGGYGEGH; this is encoded by the coding sequence ATGGGGCGGGTCAAGATTCCAAAAGTTAAGGCTCCGCCGGAGTGGGGCATCGAACCTGTACCCGTCGAGAAGAGGATACTGGGATTTATGGACTACTTTGCGTTATGGTCGAGCCTCGGCGTGGGGCTCCTAGTCATCCTGGCGGGGGCTCAACTCGTTCCCGCCCTGACTCTCAGAGGAGCGGTGGCGGCCATAATCCTGGGAACCCTGATAGGGAACATACCCTTAGCCCTCGTGGGATACATGGGTGGGAGACACGGCATACCCACCATGGTCCTCGCCAGATCCTCCTTCGGGATAAGGGGGTCCTACCTCCCCACCTTGCTGAACATAGCCCAGCTCGTAGGCTGGGCGATCTTTGAGGTTGCCATAATGGCCTCAGCCGCCAACACCATAAGCAGCACGGTGCTGGGATACTCCAACTACCCTTTATGGGCGGCGATCTTCGCATCCATATGCACGCTAATGGCGGTGGGGGGACCCTTAGCCATCGTTAGGAAATGGATCGAAAAATTCGCCATATGGATAGTTTACAGCACAGCTGCCTGGCTCCTGTATAGGATACTAGCCGTTCAGGGCTTAGCGGGGTTATCTTCGAGCCCCGCTTCGGGAGGGTTATCCTTCCTCCTGGCCGTGGACCTCGTTATAGCTATGCCCATATCATGGATGCCCTTGGTAGCCGACTATAACAGGTTCGCTGGAGGAGCTGGGAGGGCCTTCCATGGAACCTACTGGGGCTACTTCCTAGCCAACGTCCTCTTCTATGGGCTGGGTGCTCTATTCATTTTAGCCACGGGGGAAGCCGACATCGTGAAGGCCATAGCCATGGTAGCCTTCGGGATACCGGCGCTGCTCCTAATCCTGGTCGATGAGACGGATAACGGCTTCGCAGACATATACTCAGCTGCTGTCTCGATCCAGAACATAGCCCCGAAGGTGCCTCAGAGGGTATCAGCCCCTATCTTAGGTGCTGCGGCGTTCCTTGCATCCCTAGTTTTACCGATCGAGCGATACGAATGGTTCCTGTTATGGATAGGAGCGGTCTTCATACCTTTATTCGGCGTGGTCATGGCTGACTACTTCGCCGTTAAACGGGGCGGACTAAGTGTGGAAGAACTCTATAAGCCGAGGGGTAAATACTGGTATTACAAGGGGGTTAATCCTCCCGCGGTCCTCGCATGGATCCTAGGCTTCTTCTTCTATTACAGCATCCTATACTTTAAGCCTGAATTAGGGGCGTCCATACCCACCCTCATATTCACGGCTGCCATATATTGGATCCTCATGGAGGCAACGCCCACGAGGCGGGAAGGCGGCTACGGGGAGGGGCATTAA
- a CDS encoding hemerythrin domain-containing protein produces the protein MSAIEQLKEEHKAIRLMLKILEAICEKMSKGEVVPKESLEKVMEFIKIFADKCHHGKEEELLFPAMEEAGIPKGGGPISVMIAEHDTGRGYVKAMGEAVLEGDPIKFVENSERYIRLLEQHIDKEDNILYLMADLHLPRDKHDELMEEFDKMERERIGVGRHEELHRLLHQLRKEFLESS, from the coding sequence ATGAGCGCGATCGAGCAATTAAAGGAAGAGCATAAGGCGATAAGGTTAATGCTGAAAATCCTCGAAGCCATCTGTGAAAAGATGAGTAAAGGAGAAGTTGTACCAAAGGAGAGTCTTGAAAAGGTGATGGAGTTCATAAAAATTTTCGCCGACAAATGCCACCACGGGAAGGAGGAGGAACTGCTATTCCCCGCGATGGAGGAGGCGGGCATCCCCAAGGGAGGCGGACCGATATCCGTCATGATAGCTGAACATGATACGGGTAGAGGATATGTGAAAGCCATGGGTGAAGCCGTCTTAGAGGGCGACCCTATAAAGTTCGTAGAGAACTCTGAGAGATACATTCGACTCCTCGAACAACATATAGATAAAGAAGATAACATCCTCTACTTAATGGCGGACCTTCACCTCCCACGGGATAAACATGACGAGCTTATGGAAGAGTTCGATAAGATGGAGAGGGAAAGGATAGGCGTTGGAAGGCATGAGGAGCTCCATAGGCTCCTACATCAGCTAAGGAAGGAGTTCTTAGAAAGTTCTTAG
- a CDS encoding tetrahydromethanopterin S-methyltransferase subunit A yields MSLHPTLKVKPPEDYPHEGGAYLRGNDYSPVAVVILLHTRYEAIPGFLQSLAKVAVEPGATLAGFLQTENIGIEKIVCNVVANPNIRYVVLCGVESVGYWLGDAFQCFVRNGVDGRRLIIGSKAPTLYLYNISLEAIERSGGRSH; encoded by the coding sequence ATTTCTCTCCATCCCACCCTTAAGGTTAAACCTCCGGAGGATTATCCCCATGAGGGTGGGGCCTACCTCCGAGGGAACGACTACTCGCCGGTAGCTGTGGTTATACTCCTGCATACCCGCTACGAGGCTATACCGGGGTTCCTTCAGAGCCTCGCGAAGGTGGCCGTGGAGCCCGGCGCCACACTGGCCGGCTTCCTACAGACCGAGAACATTGGAATAGAGAAGATAGTATGCAACGTCGTGGCGAACCCTAACATCCGGTATGTGGTGCTCTGCGGCGTCGAGTCGGTGGGCTACTGGCTCGGCGATGCCTTCCAATGCTTCGTAAGGAATGGAGTAGATGGGCGGCGGCTCATAATAGGCTCGAAGGCCCCTACCCTATACCTCTATAATATAAGCTTGGAGGCCATTGAACGGTCAGGAGGCAGGTCTCATTGA
- a CDS encoding arsenate reductase ArsC codes for MEGCWTTKKRVLFICTHNSARSQIAEGFLKKLYGDHYEAYSAGTRPSGLNPYAVKVMAEVGVDISKRSKSAEEFQGMSFDYVVTLCDDAKEMCPFFPGGNTRIHKGFKDPSKFEGIDEEILANFRIVRDQIREWIEEEFKPREPIN; via the coding sequence ATAGAGGGGTGCTGGACTACGAAGAAAAGGGTGCTATTCATTTGTACACATAATTCAGCTAGGTCGCAGATCGCCGAAGGATTCCTGAAAAAACTATATGGAGACCACTACGAAGCCTACAGCGCCGGCACTCGTCCTTCAGGGTTGAACCCTTACGCCGTCAAAGTCATGGCTGAGGTAGGCGTAGACATCTCAAAAAGATCGAAGAGCGCAGAGGAATTCCAAGGGATGAGCTTCGACTACGTAGTTACCTTATGCGATGATGCAAAGGAGATGTGCCCGTTCTTCCCGGGAGGAAATACACGCATCCATAAAGGCTTCAAGGATCCATCGAAATTCGAGGGGATAGATGAGGAGATCCTAGCGAACTTTAGGATTGTAAGGGATCAAATTCGAGAATGGATAGAGGAAGAATTTAAGCCGAGAGAGCCAATTAACTAG
- a CDS encoding DUF438 domain-containing protein encodes MGELLAKRDRKEVVKDIILKLHQGLPVNKAKEIFEREVGSISSAEIAEIEQSLMDEGLSPEEIKGFCNVHALLFQSALEKSVSKEEAPIHPVSLFKLENREIEKRVNSLKELRDNVEKYGLAEIKNRIRILLDEMRGIDVHYTRKEQLLFPFLERHGFYGPSKVMWGKDNEIRDLLKRGISGIDGVRDQPGLEVYIKNILNQLIEEVEGMIFKEENILFPTSIEKLDVEDWVEILKESDKVGYVFIEKPKETTALMEELRKAIIEEPVIKDNAIIFPTGELHVNELMAMLNTLPVDITFVDKEDRVQYFSDKKDRIFVRTRSVIGRKVQNCHPPQSVDRVEEILRSFREGRRSSAEFWINFKDRFIYIRYFPVRGIHGEYLGTIEVTQDITDIKELKGERRLLDEGYKSK; translated from the coding sequence ATGGGCGAACTTCTAGCTAAACGAGATAGAAAGGAAGTTGTGAAGGATATAATCCTGAAGCTCCATCAAGGACTACCAGTGAATAAGGCAAAGGAGATATTTGAGAGGGAAGTCGGCAGCATATCTTCGGCGGAGATCGCAGAGATCGAGCAATCACTAATGGATGAGGGTTTATCCCCCGAAGAGATAAAGGGGTTCTGCAACGTCCACGCTTTACTCTTCCAGTCAGCCCTTGAGAAGTCCGTATCTAAGGAGGAGGCACCAATACACCCTGTAAGCCTCTTTAAACTTGAGAACCGGGAGATCGAGAAAAGAGTAAACTCTCTCAAAGAGCTTAGAGATAACGTGGAGAAGTATGGCTTGGCCGAAATAAAGAATAGAATTAGAATACTATTAGATGAGATGAGAGGCATAGATGTTCACTACACCAGGAAGGAGCAGCTCCTCTTCCCTTTCTTGGAAAGGCATGGCTTCTATGGTCCCTCAAAGGTTATGTGGGGGAAGGACAACGAGATAAGGGATCTCCTAAAGAGGGGCATCTCCGGGATAGACGGGGTGCGGGATCAACCCGGACTAGAGGTCTACATCAAAAATATTTTAAATCAATTGATAGAGGAGGTGGAGGGGATGATCTTCAAGGAGGAGAACATACTCTTCCCCACGTCGATCGAGAAACTAGATGTAGAGGATTGGGTTGAAATACTGAAGGAGAGCGATAAGGTCGGCTACGTCTTCATCGAGAAGCCTAAAGAGACAACCGCCCTAATGGAAGAGCTGAGAAAGGCCATCATCGAGGAACCCGTCATCAAAGATAACGCCATAATATTCCCAACTGGAGAGCTTCATGTCAACGAGCTAATGGCTATGCTGAATACGTTGCCGGTGGACATAACCTTTGTGGACAAGGAGGATAGGGTCCAGTACTTCTCAGATAAAAAGGATAGGATATTCGTTAGAACGAGGTCCGTCATAGGTAGGAAAGTTCAGAACTGCCATCCACCCCAGAGCGTAGACAGGGTTGAGGAGATACTCCGATCGTTTAGAGAGGGTAGGAGGAGTTCAGCTGAGTTCTGGATCAACTTCAAGGACAGATTCATATATATAAGATACTTCCCAGTCAGGGGCATCCACGGGGAATATCTCGGAACAATCGAGGTAACCCAAGATATAACCGATATAAAGGAGCTGAAAGGTGAGAGGAGGCTACTCGATGAAGGTTATAAATCTAAATAA
- a CDS encoding DUF1858 domain-containing protein, protein MKVINLNKSVYDLTQEYPELIEILKDLGFLGIGNPIVRRTIGRVTTIPEGCRKQGKDLEEVISKLREKGFQVET, encoded by the coding sequence ATGAAGGTTATAAATCTAAATAAATCCGTTTACGATCTAACCCAGGAATACCCTGAGCTTATAGAGATCCTCAAGGATCTAGGCTTCCTAGGGATAGGAAACCCTATCGTGAGGAGGACCATAGGCAGAGTAACCACGATACCCGAAGGCTGCAGAAAACAAGGAAAAGACCTAGAGGAAGTCATAAGCAAACTTAGAGAAAAGGGTTTCCAGGTAGAAACGTGA
- a CDS encoding bifunctional hydroxymethylpyrimidine kinase/phosphomethylpyrimidine kinase, translated as MRGFVPRVLTIAGSDSGGGAGIQADLKTLAALGVYGATALTAVTAQNTVGVSAIQDVDPGVVRAQIRAVLDDIGVDAVKTGMLHTPEIIETVSEELERVESPIVVDPVMIAKSGAPLLEDRALKTLRDKLIPLSTVVTPNIPEAEKIAGIEDIRSIEDAERAAEIISGLGARAVVVKGGHLPTPGKAVDILYFDGRFRLFEGERFESEATHGTGCSFASAIAAELAKGRQIPEAVEKAKGFIAYAIKFGFKIGRGHGPVNPMAVLYNDSERYRVIVELRKAVQMLEAHPVVSRLSPEVQMNLVMALPHAMGRMDVAGIPGRIVKLDERVKASAPPEFGSSKHVANTVLAAMRYDPDIRSGMNIKYSEEILKACEALLYKVSGYDRRMEPPEVKEKEGGTTRWGAEEAIKKLGEVPDLIYHEGDWGKEPVSTILGRSATDVAMKAVRIALALKGERPDQVL; from the coding sequence ATGAGAGGCTTTGTCCCAAGGGTCTTGACAATAGCGGGCTCCGATTCGGGTGGAGGGGCGGGTATACAAGCCGACCTCAAGACCCTGGCGGCCCTAGGAGTCTACGGTGCAACCGCCTTGACAGCAGTGACAGCCCAGAACACGGTAGGGGTTTCAGCGATCCAGGACGTAGATCCGGGGGTTGTGAGGGCGCAGATAAGGGCGGTCCTAGATGACATAGGGGTGGATGCGGTCAAAACAGGGATGCTCCATACACCCGAGATAATCGAAACGGTCTCAGAGGAGTTGGAGCGGGTTGAGAGCCCCATCGTGGTGGATCCTGTGATGATTGCGAAGAGCGGGGCTCCCCTCCTGGAGGATAGGGCCTTGAAGACCCTGAGGGATAAGCTGATCCCCTTAAGCACGGTCGTAACCCCCAACATCCCGGAGGCGGAGAAGATCGCGGGAATAGAGGATATTCGGAGCATAGAGGATGCCGAGAGGGCGGCTGAGATTATATCGGGCCTGGGCGCCCGAGCGGTCGTGGTCAAAGGAGGCCACCTGCCAACCCCCGGTAAGGCCGTGGACATCCTATACTTCGATGGGCGCTTTAGATTGTTCGAGGGGGAGAGGTTTGAGTCTGAGGCGACCCATGGAACAGGCTGCTCCTTCGCCTCAGCCATAGCCGCTGAGCTGGCTAAGGGGAGGCAGATCCCGGAGGCCGTGGAGAAAGCTAAGGGCTTTATAGCCTACGCCATCAAGTTCGGGTTTAAGATAGGCCGCGGCCACGGCCCAGTGAACCCCATGGCCGTCCTCTACAACGATTCGGAACGCTACAGGGTGATAGTTGAATTGAGGAAGGCTGTCCAGATGCTTGAGGCGCACCCCGTCGTCTCCAGGCTCTCACCTGAGGTTCAGATGAACCTGGTAATGGCATTGCCCCACGCGATGGGTCGCATGGATGTCGCCGGAATACCCGGGAGGATCGTTAAGCTGGATGAGAGGGTTAAGGCCTCAGCCCCTCCTGAATTCGGGTCCTCCAAACACGTAGCTAACACGGTTCTGGCAGCCATGAGGTACGACCCCGATATTAGAAGCGGCATGAACATAAAGTATTCAGAAGAGATATTGAAGGCCTGCGAGGCTCTACTCTACAAGGTCTCTGGATACGACCGCCGCATGGAGCCCCCCGAAGTGAAGGAGAAGGAGGGAGGAACCACCCGGTGGGGGGCGGAGGAGGCCATTAAAAAGCTTGGAGAAGTCCCCGATCTGATCTATCATGAGGGAGACTGGGGTAAGGAGCCTGTCTCAACGATCCTGGGGAGGTCCGCAACCGATGTGGCCATGAAGGCTGTCAGGATCGCGCTCGCGCTCAAGGGGGAAAGGCCGGATCAAGTATTATGA
- a CDS encoding winged helix-turn-helix transcriptional regulator: MREPVYMKRVERLTTLGLCSTIDASRHLAELKGIVRDRVDEREVKIQSRIFRALSDPTRLKILRLLSVREMCVCELMAALDAMQPTISYHLNILENTNLVKRKRKGRWMFYSLTSPTILKLLNKIQRSL; this comes from the coding sequence TTGCGGGAGCCGGTTTATATGAAACGGGTTGAACGCTTAACTACTTTAGGGTTATGTTCCACAATAGATGCCTCGAGGCATCTGGCTGAGCTCAAGGGTATAGTTAGGGATAGGGTCGATGAGCGTGAGGTTAAGATTCAGAGTAGGATCTTCAGGGCTTTATCTGATCCTACTCGTCTGAAGATACTTAGGCTACTAAGTGTACGCGAGATGTGCGTCTGCGAGCTGATGGCCGCGTTAGATGCCATGCAGCCCACAATCTCCTATCACCTCAACATCCTGGAGAACACCAACCTAGTAAAGCGTAAACGAAAGGGGAGATGGATGTTCTACAGCTTAACGAGTCCAACCATCTTAAAGCTGTTAAATAAGATCCAGAGAAGTTTATAG
- a CDS encoding DUF998 domain-containing protein: MLGATQRRTSTTKLAGLCGFLPPIIGFTSVLGALSMSPWFDWRRNALSDLGVGSSSLIFNLGLILGGLPLLIFGLSLYIYYRRAALGFGWLLLALSGASLTGIGAFPEDKGAIHLYFSVAFFTLLASSLLSIGLGMFLRRRYKLAAFTLLIGASAALVWLMPHEGAAIPEATSSTLGSIWIITITTLHLKRII, translated from the coding sequence GTGTTAGGAGCGACTCAGAGAAGGACGAGTACCACTAAATTAGCGGGGTTATGCGGCTTTCTCCCTCCAATAATCGGTTTCACATCGGTCCTCGGCGCCCTCTCCATGTCTCCCTGGTTCGACTGGAGACGCAACGCCCTAAGCGATTTAGGCGTGGGGAGTTCCTCCTTGATCTTCAACCTAGGCCTCATCTTGGGCGGCCTCCCCCTCCTAATATTTGGGTTAAGCCTATACATTTACTATAGGAGGGCTGCGCTGGGCTTTGGATGGCTCCTCCTAGCCCTATCCGGGGCCTCCCTCACAGGCATAGGAGCCTTCCCCGAGGACAAAGGAGCCATCCACCTCTACTTTTCAGTAGCCTTCTTCACTTTACTTGCATCCTCACTGCTGAGCATCGGATTGGGAATGTTCCTACGCCGGAGATATAAGCTAGCTGCCTTCACCCTCCTGATAGGGGCATCAGCCGCCCTGGTATGGCTGATGCCTCATGAGGGTGCAGCTATCCCTGAAGCCACATCCTCTACGCTAGGCTCGATATGGATAATAACCATAACTACCTTGCATCTAAAAAGAATAATTTGA
- a CDS encoding FprA family A-type flavoprotein — protein MRYTPQVSDNVYWVGVKDWKRKLFDSLIPLPKGTSYNAYLVLGGEKTVLIDTVNPGFEKLLEERIKGIINLKHLDYVVMNHAEPDHAGAIPYVMALSGDAKLVATAKGAEMAERFYNVPRNRIIEVGGGSTLNLGDEKLEFIEAPMLHWPETMFTYLTGDGVLFPCDFFGAHTAEGFYDADVEDLDVQAQRYFGGIMMPYRSMAAKALEKIKHLKIEVIAPSHGPIYRDPSRVLNKYHKWVNGETKRKVTAIYASMWGSTEKMVAAMAEVLLSNGLEVVLYDLASADIGDVAKDLVDSEGLVLGVPTVLGGAHPLSVYATYLIKVLRPPLRYAVVLGSYGWGGGAVKQILDMMGSSKIEVLGTLEVNGPPSKEELNTIVKMGDGLSNKILEASAL, from the coding sequence ATGCGATACACACCCCAAGTTTCAGATAACGTCTACTGGGTAGGGGTAAAAGATTGGAAGCGAAAGCTGTTCGACTCTTTAATTCCCCTCCCGAAGGGGACGTCATATAACGCATATCTAGTCCTAGGCGGTGAGAAAACTGTGCTGATAGATACGGTAAACCCGGGATTCGAGAAATTATTAGAGGAGAGGATAAAGGGAATAATCAACCTCAAGCATTTGGACTATGTAGTTATGAATCATGCTGAGCCGGATCATGCAGGGGCTATTCCATATGTGATGGCCCTAAGCGGCGACGCGAAGCTTGTAGCCACCGCTAAGGGGGCCGAGATGGCTGAGAGGTTCTACAACGTCCCCAGAAACAGGATAATTGAGGTGGGTGGCGGCTCAACCCTCAACTTGGGAGATGAAAAATTAGAGTTCATTGAGGCCCCTATGCTCCATTGGCCTGAGACCATGTTCACGTACCTAACCGGGGATGGGGTGCTCTTCCCATGCGACTTCTTCGGAGCCCACACCGCTGAAGGATTCTACGATGCTGACGTGGAGGACCTCGATGTGCAAGCCCAGAGATACTTCGGGGGGATAATGATGCCCTACAGGTCCATGGCTGCGAAGGCCCTGGAGAAGATTAAACATTTGAAGATAGAGGTGATAGCGCCGAGCCACGGCCCAATATATAGGGACCCATCACGCGTATTGAATAAGTATCATAAGTGGGTTAACGGTGAAACGAAAAGGAAGGTGACCGCCATCTATGCCAGCATGTGGGGGAGCACCGAGAAGATGGTAGCCGCCATGGCCGAGGTACTACTTTCCAATGGTCTGGAGGTTGTCCTGTACGACTTAGCCTCAGCCGATATTGGGGATGTAGCCAAAGACCTAGTCGACTCTGAAGGATTGGTCTTAGGCGTTCCAACAGTTCTAGGTGGAGCACATCCTCTGAGCGTTTACGCCACCTATCTGATTAAGGTACTCCGCCCACCCTTAAGGTACGCCGTGGTTTTAGGTTCCTACGGCTGGGGAGGAGGAGCCGTAAAACAAATCCTGGACATGATGGGTTCATCTAAAATAGAGGTTTTAGGGACGCTTGAAGTCAACGGCCCCCCATCGAAGGAGGAGCTCAATACAATAGTCAAGATGGGGGATGGGCTCTCGAATAAAATATTGGAGGCTTCCGCGCTATGA
- a CDS encoding cysteine synthase family protein, whose product MGGTPIRDVSNFSGKGGLRILAKLEWFNPWGSVKDRVAWYMVRGAEERGELRRGERIIIEPSSGNTGIALTGIARSLGYSVEVVIPEAVSDETKAILRGMGAKVWEVEDDLCPRVGRGTDQSISLAKAAVKSYPGKYFMPNQYENFDNVRAHYETTGPEIWGQTKGKLTHFVAGIGTGGTVIGVGSYLKARNPKVRVYAVEPVRGHHIQGLRNLEESSMPRILAEKLDVVDGWIRVDDREAFETAEKMYREAGIPAGPSSGAALCGALKVAERIRDGLIVTVFPDPRERHESTFRKYREGTLLKEG is encoded by the coding sequence ATAGGCGGCACGCCAATCAGGGATGTCTCCAATTTTTCAGGTAAGGGTGGATTACGGATATTGGCTAAGCTTGAGTGGTTTAACCCGTGGGGCTCGGTCAAGGACCGCGTCGCATGGTACATGGTTAGGGGAGCGGAGGAGAGGGGCGAGCTAAGGAGAGGCGAACGCATAATAATTGAGCCATCCTCGGGCAACACCGGGATAGCCCTGACCGGCATAGCTAGGAGCCTGGGATACTCAGTGGAGGTCGTCATCCCAGAGGCTGTGAGCGATGAGACGAAGGCCATCCTCAGGGGTATGGGCGCCAAGGTATGGGAGGTGGAGGACGACCTATGCCCGAGGGTGGGCCGCGGCACCGACCAGTCGATAAGCCTCGCCAAAGCCGCTGTGAAGAGCTACCCGGGAAAGTACTTCATGCCCAACCAGTATGAGAACTTCGATAACGTCAGGGCCCACTACGAGACCACGGGCCCCGAGATTTGGGGGCAGACGAAGGGAAAATTGACCCACTTCGTAGCTGGTATCGGGACAGGGGGCACCGTCATAGGAGTAGGATCCTACCTGAAAGCACGTAATCCTAAGGTCAGGGTCTATGCGGTCGAGCCCGTGAGGGGGCATCACATCCAGGGGCTGCGAAACCTTGAGGAGTCGAGTATGCCCAGGATACTGGCTGAAAAGCTCGACGTGGTGGATGGATGGATAAGAGTCGACGACAGGGAAGCCTTCGAGACGGCGGAGAAAATGTATAGGGAAGCGGGGATCCCGGCGGGGCCCTCCTCGGGAGCTGCGCTATGCGGGGCTCTAAAAGTCGCTGAAAGGATCAGGGATGGCCTGATAGTAACGGTCTTCCCAGATCCCAGGGAGAGGCATGAGAGCACCTTCCGGAAATATCGGGAAGGCACCCTACTGAAGGAAGGATAA
- a CDS encoding molybdenum cofactor guanylyltransferase: MFNGIILAGGGNTRIGCNKALLLIDGATIVERVVSALEPVVEEIIIVLKRRDGIGSMRLLENRKGVKIVSDGWRFRNPLIGIYAGLIHSDSEYSLVLPCDTPFVKSAVLKHLLDSCCGFDLTIPRWSNGYLEPLCAVYRKNSVLPLIGNLGIGRHPIRYIIERLSKVKYVPVDELRRFDRDLVTFYNINTFQEYEEALKISRSLRGEPIS; this comes from the coding sequence TTGTTTAATGGAATAATTTTAGCCGGTGGCGGAAACACCCGTATAGGCTGCAATAAGGCTTTACTTTTAATCGATGGAGCTACCATCGTAGAGAGGGTTGTTTCGGCTCTGGAGCCCGTGGTGGAGGAGATAATCATAGTGCTGAAGAGGCGGGATGGCATCGGCTCCATGAGGTTACTAGAAAATCGTAAGGGCGTAAAGATAGTGTCTGATGGCTGGCGATTTAGAAATCCCCTAATCGGCATATACGCGGGCCTGATCCATTCCGATTCGGAGTACTCTCTGGTTCTGCCATGCGATACGCCGTTTGTTAAGTCCGCCGTCCTTAAACACCTACTTGATTCATGTTGTGGATTCGACTTAACTATCCCGAGGTGGAGCAACGGGTATCTGGAACCCCTATGCGCAGTCTACCGGAAGAACAGCGTATTACCATTGATCGGCAACTTGGGTATAGGGCGCCATCCGATAAGATATATTATTGAACGCCTATCTAAAGTGAAGTATGTCCCCGTGGATGAGCTGAGGAGGTTCGACAGGGATCTGGTAACCTTCTATAATATAAATACCTTCCAGGAATACGAAGAAGCGTTAAAGATAAGTAGGAGCCTAAGGGGAGAGCCCATCTCCTAG
- a CDS encoding ferredoxin family protein: MPGGNYFGIPREKIKWFPTIDYDRCTSCLTCVNFCRNGVYEVSGNPSKPKVVNPYNCVVGCSACASLCPNEAIKFPPREELIAALKELYRQAR; encoded by the coding sequence TTGCCAGGTGGCAACTACTTCGGAATACCTAGGGAGAAGATAAAGTGGTTCCCAACTATAGACTATGACAGGTGTACAAGCTGCCTGACTTGCGTGAACTTCTGCCGCAACGGCGTCTACGAGGTGTCAGGGAATCCTTCGAAACCCAAGGTTGTCAACCCGTACAATTGCGTGGTGGGATGCAGCGCCTGCGCCAGCCTATGCCCGAATGAAGCTATAAAATTTCCACCTAGGGAGGAGCTCATAGCCGCCCTGAAGGAGCTCTACCGACAGGCAAGATAA
- the thiW gene encoding energy coupling factor transporter S component ThiW, giving the protein MKESLRVKKVTASAVLTALGVALSPLFIPMGPTKVYPWQHMINGVAGVMLGPWYAALIATLVGLIRNGLGTGTIFAFPGGIPGALTVGFLHRHLIRRDYAALAEPIGTGLGGVLSALVVAPMALHTGVIKAAMPLQLFVGAFLASSIPGSIVGYLVLIALRRTGILQQLTLD; this is encoded by the coding sequence ATGAAAGAGAGTTTAAGAGTGAAAAAGGTGACCGCCTCAGCCGTCCTCACAGCTTTAGGCGTAGCCCTTTCGCCCTTATTCATACCGATGGGTCCTACGAAGGTTTACCCATGGCAGCATATGATAAACGGGGTTGCAGGGGTAATGCTGGGTCCATGGTACGCCGCCCTGATAGCCACTCTAGTAGGGTTGATCCGCAACGGCTTGGGGACAGGAACCATATTCGCCTTTCCAGGGGGCATTCCAGGCGCCCTAACCGTGGGGTTTCTCCATCGTCACCTCATCAGAAGGGATTATGCCGCTTTAGCGGAGCCCATAGGGACGGGCTTAGGAGGAGTTTTAAGTGCATTAGTTGTAGCCCCGATGGCCCTCCATACGGGGGTTATAAAGGCGGCTATGCCCCTCCAACTCTTCGTAGGCGCCTTCCTCGCGAGCAGCATCCCCGGATCAATCGTGGGCTATCTAGTTTTAATCGCTTTAAGGCGTACCGGGATATTACAACAGCTTACGCTGGATTAG